CAAACTGGGTCCCCAACGcccacagctgcttccagctgctgctggggctcctgcagcagcacctgctccagggggggcaggatttggggggcCCTGAGAGACCCCGTAGGCAGGAAAGCAAGGTGGGACGGGCAGGGAGGGTGCctttcagcagagcacagcccgggggcagccccaggactCGCCTGGGCATCGGGCAGAGCCAGCGCTGCTCCAAAAGCCAGGATGGAAATTGCACCCAGGGgcgaggaggggaagggacaggGCTGCCTTCAACAGGCACCTTCGGGAACAGAAGGGACACTCCTGGGAATTTACAATGGTTTAATGCACAGCAGAGTACTAAAATAGGAGTAACAGCACAGCTGACACACCAGAGCcgcccagctctgtgccagggaACTCCGCAGAGCTCTGCGCCCATctcctctggcagcagctgctcgaGCTCTGTCCCTACCGCACAAAAGCGGGTGTGACTGAATCGCACGAGAAGAAAGAGTTCTGGGGTGGTCacacaaggagaaaaaccacTTGTTCCGTGCTTGAggtcccagcccagccaggcacaCGTCAGCTTCCACGatgtctcctcttcctgcaggtTCAGCTCCCTGAGACCTGGCAGCGAGTTGTTACCGAGACCAGGAGCACCCCGAACCAGCAGCTGAGGCAAGAACATCCCTACGCCCTCTCACTGCCAACCAGTgtccagcctccaaactgtaaacgtcgagcccctgctcccaggccaaaggtgccagccccaaaagggctgcctggactgaaacctccctcagcggccctcgcacacccctGCTCACGTCGGGGCTCTGTGCTTGCCTCCCCACCTGGCCAGTCCCTGCCTGCGCTGGCGGACGAGGTGAAGCTGTGAGTGCTCAGCACGGAGAAGGTCCTCTCTCTGTCACCTCTGAGCATAGTGCTTGCTGCACATATATGGCCGTTGCTGTGAGCAGCTTGTACTCACTAAAGCATTGTCATTCAAATACAGACACGCTCCTTGGCCCCGCACCAGGATCCTGCAACAGGAAGCAATGACACCGCTGGTACCGCTGGGATAATGTTTGTCCCTTGCAGGCACCGGGAGGGGACAAGGGCTGCCTGCAAGGGACAGTCCCAGCAGACACGTCCCACCAGGCCCCTGCCCGTCCCACTGCAGGACCGTCTACACACGGGACTCACGTCTGGGTGAAGCTGCTGCCATCCACCCACTCCAGGCGTTCGCCCTGTCTCCGCAGCCCAAGCCAGAAATCATCTTTGCCTTTGAGGCGCGAGAGAAACTCCTGggtaggaaagagagaagccaacactcaggagctgctgctggccccacGCCACTCACTGTCCCGGCCCCACgcaggtccctgccagcctggcaggcagccccagccctgcaccaccaccaccaccactgcccctgggatggcagcagctccctcccaacGGCTGCTCCAACAGACTCCAGCGCTTCTGAACGAGCTCACCAGCCCCGGGCTCCACACCCAGGGTCTGCACCCAACCCAGGAACCCCCCTTCCTTCAcacccccaccctgcagccacAACAGCCCCCCACTCACCATTTCCCACTCCCTCTGGAGCACAGCCAGCGAGGCCCCGTGTGAGGAGCACCGCTCCTGGCTCCACACCCAGCTCCCCTCCTCCGTCGAGAGGTAGTAGCAGACGTCGCGGTACCCAACCCAGTTGTCAGGACAACCCAGCACCGGAGCTAGATGACCTTCACGTCTGCCTGctgtggagggaagaggagaagggaagaaggtcAGAGGATTCCCCTCCACAGGGAGCAGGGGACACAGCTGcgtggggcagggaaggaggcagcccCGGGCTCCCCCCACAGGGATCCCCAATTTGCTGCCAGGGAACGAGAGGGAGCAGGCACACGGTTCTGTGCCCAGGGGCAGGACGGAGGCAGCCGCTCCTCCCTTACCCGACTGTACAGCAAGAGCAATGGCCAAAGCCAGGATCACAGCCACGAGCACAGCCACGAGCACAGCCACCACCAGGCCATACGCTGGAGGGAGAGCGCAGCAcctgcctgcaggaggaaaaagccaCTCGCAGTGAGGACGGCGCTGTCCCAGAGCAGGCACGGCCCTCGCATCCCTGCCGTCCCCAACACGAGCTGCCCAGGGAACGCAGGAGGGAACCccaggggacagcctgcagcaggagagctgccagacagatggagatgtgtgtgtgtgggggggggggctgctacAGACCACCCGATGGGAACTGAGCACAAGACCAGGCCTTTCccagacagctggaagaagcCTCACACTTGCCAGCCCCAGGCCTCCTGGGGTGACACCACCACCGAGACATTGTGCCCTCCCTACAGCCCACAGCGGTGGCCCTGCACTCACCCAGAGCTCTTCTGTGTGTCCTTTTGCCTCTATGCCCAGGCACCTCTGGGTGGGGGGATGCCCCTTCATCCTGGGGACCCAGGGGGTTCTCCACATCCTCATCATTGGGGCAGATTCTGTTCCCCTCCCTTTGTCCCAAGGGAAACCGAGATGTGGTATCACCTTGCTCGCAACAAGCAGTGTCTTGCTCCCAGGACATAATACCGGTGGCAAAGGCTGTTTCGAGGCAGGCTGGGATGCAGCTTTACCACCACAGCTGTTGTTGTCCTGTTGGGAAGTTGCAGAGCACATGGCACTGATGCAGCAGATCAGGGACGCTTAATTCTGTGGCCTGACAGCTGTCAGCACTTGGTTTGAAACACCAGCACagtcctgccctgtccctgctcccccctgacactgcagcctgtccccagcacgCAGCATCACCGAGCTCAGGGACCGACCCTCGGTCCCCGGCAgagccagcaccctgcccagcaccctgcccacaCCGGCCGCAAGGCACTCGCTGGCTGGGGgcacccccct
This window of the Grus americana isolate bGruAme1 chromosome 32, bGruAme1.mat, whole genome shotgun sequence genome carries:
- the LOC129198362 gene encoding C-type lectin domain family 2 member B-like isoform X1 — its product is MSWEQDTACCEQGDTTSRFPLGQREGNRICPNDEDVENPLGPQDEGASPHPEVPGHRGKRTHRRALGRCCALPPAYGLVVAVLVAVLVAVILALAIALAVQSAGRREGHLAPVLGCPDNWVGYRDVCYYLSTEEGSWVWSQERCSSHGASLAVLQREWEMEFLSRLKGKDDFWLGLRRQGERLEWVDGSSFTQTILVRGQGACLYLNDNALVSTSCSQQRPYMCSKHYAQR